One stretch of Chryseobacterium fluminis DNA includes these proteins:
- a CDS encoding tagaturonate reductase, which yields MENQTKQKLNRELQGSQEKLPVKIVQFGGGNFMRGFTDYVIDKLNKEAGFNAGIVNVQPTAGGSVHKLEEQDNLYTLFTRGIKKGEIIDEKQVISAIQKSINPYTNYGEFLALAKEEELEFIFSNTTETGIAYDESENNYLGPHKNFPAKLTVLLYERFKHFNGAGDKGVRIIPCELIEDNAFALKDIILKYSELWNLDPDFVQWINQNNYFHNTLVDRIVPGYPKDDAESYENQLDYEDQMMVVSETFLLWVIQDAGNLRTRIPFDQINEQILVVNDIQPYRLRKVRILNGGHTLMLAPAVLSGKETVKESIEDAFIGKFLKKTIFNEVNPTLGLDESELKDFADEVFDRFRNPFIKHYQASIALYFVSKFKVRILPSLLGYVEINKKLPLNLVFSLASLIRFYQGSFGEKSLPVNDEEAIVDRFKEIWKNADYEKVAELSLGETIFWNLDLTQINGLKEAVAKALWEIDHNGVEKAYHNFIQFYS from the coding sequence ATGGAAAATCAGACAAAACAAAAATTAAATCGTGAATTACAAGGTTCCCAGGAAAAACTTCCAGTCAAAATTGTACAGTTTGGAGGTGGGAATTTCATGAGAGGATTCACAGATTACGTAATTGATAAATTAAATAAAGAAGCAGGATTTAATGCAGGAATTGTAAATGTTCAGCCAACGGCGGGCGGCTCGGTTCATAAACTGGAAGAGCAGGATAATCTGTACACACTTTTTACAAGAGGAATTAAAAAAGGAGAGATCATTGATGAAAAACAGGTAATTTCTGCAATTCAGAAGTCGATCAATCCCTATACAAATTACGGTGAATTCTTAGCGTTGGCAAAAGAAGAAGAATTAGAATTTATCTTCTCAAACACCACAGAAACAGGAATTGCTTACGATGAATCGGAGAATAATTATCTTGGACCGCACAAAAATTTTCCCGCAAAATTAACGGTTTTACTCTATGAGAGATTTAAGCATTTTAATGGGGCGGGCGATAAGGGCGTCCGAATTATTCCATGTGAGTTAATTGAAGACAATGCCTTTGCATTAAAAGATATTATCCTGAAGTATAGCGAACTCTGGAACCTAGACCCTGACTTTGTGCAATGGATTAACCAGAATAATTATTTTCATAATACCTTAGTGGACAGGATTGTTCCGGGTTATCCTAAAGATGACGCAGAATCATACGAGAATCAGTTGGATTACGAAGATCAGATGATGGTGGTTTCTGAGACATTCCTGCTTTGGGTGATTCAGGATGCCGGAAATCTGAGAACCAGAATCCCTTTTGATCAGATCAATGAACAGATTTTAGTAGTGAACGATATTCAGCCTTATCGCCTGAGAAAAGTGAGAATTCTGAATGGTGGTCATACGTTAATGCTGGCTCCGGCGGTTTTATCAGGAAAAGAAACAGTAAAGGAATCTATTGAAGATGCGTTTATCGGTAAATTTTTAAAGAAAACCATTTTTAATGAAGTGAATCCTACTTTAGGGCTAGATGAATCGGAACTGAAGGATTTTGCAGATGAAGTTTTCGACAGATTCAGAAACCCTTTTATTAAGCATTATCAGGCCAGTATCGCTTTATATTTTGTTTCTAAATTTAAAGTCAGAATTCTTCCGAGCTTGCTGGGTTATGTTGAAATCAACAAAAAATTACCGCTGAATCTGGTATTTTCTTTAGCCAGTTTAATCAGGTTCTATCAGGGAAGTTTTGGAGAAAAATCATTACCTGTTAATGATGAGGAAGCTATTGTTGATCGATTCAAAGAAATCTGGAAAAATGCAGATTATGAGAAAGTAGCAGAACTGTCATTAGGTGAAACCATCTTTTGGAATCTAGATCTTACACAGATAAACGGACTGAAAGAGGCGGTGGCAAAAGCCTTGTGGGAAATAGATCACAATGGTGTAGAAAAGGCCTATCACAACTTTATACAATTTTATTCTTAA
- a CDS encoding UxaA family hydrolase yields the protein MQKKVLKLNPRDNVAVALVDLAQRETVTLDELTYEIIKDTKAKHKFVTENLAVGDSIIMYGVLVGKASQPIRKGEVITTENVKHQSAKVQGKTETTSWTAPDVAKWKDKTFMGYHREDGQVGTENVWLFFPLVFCENRNVEILKDVFEKELLFEKVTKHQLLLRSLINNSEAETPVEEEKETKVFQNIDVKFITHQGGCGGIRQDAEALGRLLAGYVNNPNVAGATVLSLGCQNLQVQIFREALEKISPDNKKPIIVYEQQKSGTVDEMLNGIIKDSYQAIKQANEIERKPAPISKLVLGLECGGSDGFSGISANPVLGQLSDLMAGIGGSTILSEFPELCGVEQELVNRCVNEADAERFLQLMKDFENSVVAAGSGFDMNPSPGNIKDGLITDAMKSAGAAKKGGSSPINDVLDFTEYIREPGLNLLCTPGNDVECTTALVGSGSNVVLFTTGLGTPTGNPVVPVVKISSNTTLAERMPDIIDFNTGDVITGEKSIDEKAEELLEFIIEVASGGVKTKAAILNQNDFIPWRRGVSL from the coding sequence ATGCAAAAGAAAGTACTGAAATTAAATCCCAGAGATAATGTAGCGGTTGCGCTGGTAGATCTTGCGCAGCGGGAAACGGTTACTTTGGATGAACTGACTTATGAAATCATAAAAGACACGAAAGCAAAACATAAATTCGTGACCGAAAACCTCGCCGTAGGTGATTCTATCATCATGTACGGTGTTTTGGTAGGAAAAGCCAGTCAGCCGATCCGGAAAGGAGAAGTGATTACCACTGAAAATGTAAAACACCAAAGCGCAAAAGTACAAGGAAAAACAGAAACCACTTCATGGACGGCTCCGGATGTGGCTAAATGGAAAGATAAAACCTTCATGGGCTATCACCGTGAAGACGGACAGGTCGGAACGGAAAACGTATGGCTGTTCTTTCCATTGGTTTTTTGTGAAAATAGAAATGTCGAGATCTTAAAAGATGTTTTTGAGAAAGAACTGTTGTTTGAAAAAGTGACAAAGCATCAGTTGCTTTTAAGATCACTAATTAATAATTCTGAAGCAGAAACTCCTGTTGAAGAAGAAAAAGAAACAAAAGTATTTCAAAATATTGATGTTAAATTCATTACACATCAGGGCGGCTGTGGCGGTATTCGTCAGGATGCCGAAGCACTGGGAAGACTGCTTGCCGGATACGTTAACAATCCGAACGTGGCAGGAGCAACGGTTTTAAGCCTGGGATGTCAGAATTTGCAGGTTCAGATTTTTAGAGAGGCCTTAGAAAAGATAAGTCCCGATAACAAAAAACCGATCATCGTTTACGAGCAGCAAAAGTCCGGAACGGTAGATGAAATGCTTAACGGAATCATCAAAGATTCCTACCAGGCCATCAAACAGGCTAATGAAATAGAAAGAAAACCTGCCCCGATCTCTAAATTGGTTTTAGGATTGGAATGTGGTGGTTCAGATGGTTTTTCAGGGATTTCTGCCAATCCTGTTTTAGGACAATTGTCGGATTTAATGGCAGGAATCGGAGGTTCAACCATTCTTTCTGAATTCCCGGAATTATGTGGAGTAGAACAGGAGCTGGTTAACCGTTGCGTGAATGAAGCTGATGCAGAAAGGTTTTTACAATTAATGAAAGATTTTGAAAATTCAGTCGTTGCTGCAGGATCTGGCTTTGATATGAATCCGTCGCCGGGGAATATTAAAGATGGACTAATAACCGATGCTATGAAATCTGCAGGAGCGGCTAAAAAAGGCGGATCATCGCCAATCAATGATGTGCTCGATTTTACAGAATACATCAGGGAGCCCGGTTTAAATCTGCTGTGCACACCCGGAAATGATGTAGAATGTACGACCGCTTTGGTCGGTTCCGGCTCCAATGTGGTTTTATTTACCACAGGCTTGGGTACACCTACAGGAAACCCTGTCGTTCCGGTAGTGAAAATTTCTTCAAATACAACATTAGCAGAAAGAATGCCTGATATCATCGACTTCAACACAGGTGATGTAATTACCGGTGAAAAGTCGATCGATGAAAAAGCCGAAGAACTGTTGGAATTTATTATAGAAGTTGCCAGCGGAGGAGTAAAAACCAAGGCTGCCATTCTTAATCAAAATGATTTTATTCCCTGGAGAAGAGGAGTAAGCTTATAA
- a CDS encoding acyltransferase family protein has translation MMINQITFTRFLAAISIVIFHFGHNTFFYENDYINFIISHANIGVSYFFILSGFIMVIAYNNKSINAFDYYKNRFARIYPMYIFALLLFLTISDNNSKTLILYHILGIQSWIPGFPLTLNMPGWSISVEIFFYSLFPLIFYFLKKYTFKTVSIAIITFWIISQLFTHFFLMYFYEGYPSKSHDFVFYFPVIHLNEFLIGNLSALFFLTKIKVKNYDILIIIFVLITIIIFKFTSLQLHNGLLAVTFAPLIILISANNGYITKIFNNKILHYLGEVSYSLYILQYPVHVIMEKACIHYHIPTNNLQFFSIFVLVLLIFSAISYELIEKNARRLIKKFS, from the coding sequence ATGATGATAAATCAAATTACTTTTACCCGGTTTTTAGCTGCAATATCAATTGTGATATTTCATTTCGGACATAATACTTTTTTTTATGAAAATGATTATATCAATTTTATCATTTCTCATGCTAATATTGGTGTAAGCTATTTTTTTATCTTATCGGGTTTTATTATGGTTATAGCCTATAATAATAAAAGTATTAATGCATTTGATTATTATAAAAACAGATTTGCCAGAATATATCCTATGTACATTTTTGCATTACTGTTGTTTTTAACAATTTCGGACAATAACAGTAAGACACTGATTCTTTATCATATTTTAGGTATACAATCGTGGATCCCCGGATTTCCTTTAACATTAAATATGCCTGGATGGTCTATTTCTGTTGAAATATTTTTTTATAGCTTATTCCCTCTCATTTTTTACTTTCTTAAAAAGTATACTTTTAAGACCGTATCAATAGCTATAATTACATTTTGGATTATAAGCCAGTTATTTACCCACTTTTTTCTTATGTATTTTTATGAAGGATATCCTTCAAAAAGCCATGATTTTGTATTTTATTTTCCAGTCATACATTTAAATGAATTTCTAATTGGAAATTTATCCGCATTGTTTTTTTTAACAAAAATAAAAGTTAAAAACTATGACATTTTAATAATAATATTTGTATTAATAACAATTATCATTTTCAAATTCACATCATTACAACTGCATAATGGTTTGTTGGCTGTAACATTTGCTCCACTAATAATTTTGATATCTGCAAATAATGGTTACATAACAAAAATATTTAATAATAAAATATTACATTATTTAGGAGAAGTCAGTTATTCACTATATATACTTCAATATCCTGTTCATGTAATAATGGAAAAAGCATGTATACATTATCATATACCAACTAATAACCTACAATTCTTTTCTATTTTCGTTTTGGTTTTATTAATTTTTTCAGCAATTTCATATGAATTAATTGAAAAAAATGCCAGACGGTTAATAAAAAAATTTTCCTAG
- a CDS encoding REP-associated tyrosine transposase, which translates to MSTKYKALNIDQAYFITITTVGWIDVFTRLSQKMVIIESLKYCQAQKGLIIFAYCIMSNHLHLFCQADGKYTLPEIMRDFKKFTSKKIIETIFSEAESRREWMLAYFSRACEHLSRQQNFKVWQDGYHAEEIFSKKWIRQKINYIHQNPVKQKIVTEPEHYYFSSARNYAELESPLNVIVVS; encoded by the coding sequence ATGTCTACAAAGTACAAAGCCCTGAATATTGATCAGGCCTATTTTATTACCATAACTACTGTTGGATGGATCGATGTATTTACAAGATTATCTCAAAAAATGGTTATTATAGAATCGTTAAAATACTGTCAGGCTCAAAAAGGTCTCATCATTTTTGCCTACTGTATAATGTCAAACCATCTGCATTTATTTTGCCAAGCGGATGGTAAATATACCTTACCCGAAATTATGCGTGATTTTAAAAAATTTACTTCAAAAAAAATTATCGAAACGATATTTTCTGAGGCTGAAAGCAGAAGAGAATGGATGTTAGCATATTTCAGCAGAGCGTGTGAACATCTGTCCAGACAACAGAATTTTAAAGTATGGCAAGATGGATATCATGCGGAAGAAATCTTTTCAAAGAAATGGATCAGGCAAAAGATTAATTACATTCATCAAAATCCTGTGAAACAAAAAATAGTGACAGAACCGGAACATTACTATTTCAGTAGTGCCCGAAACTATGCTGAGTTGGAAAGTCCGTTAAATGTTATTGTTGTTAGTTAA
- a CDS encoding LacI family DNA-binding transcriptional regulator encodes MNKKGATIYDISKKLNVSVATVSRALNDHPRISQATKDLVKKTAKEMNYKQNNLAKALKSGETKNVGIIVPFVNTNFFSSVIRGIEEELSPFGYHVIICQSHEDVTIEKRHLNTLLNAQVDGIFMSVSKTTVDTEHIQSILDTTNTPILFFDRKKDIPGISTVVIDDYRGGYIATEHLIKEGYKDICHFSGDLNLEIYQNRLNGYKQALIDHQFPVKEENIITTGSSIDAGIEAIKKLWDRKSIPDAIFSSSDFAALGACQELKKRKIKIPEEVAVIGFSNEPFTQFMELPMSSVDQTPVTMGKMAGQVFLESVKEYGSGVSTEKKVVLAPQLYIRKSSKRQ; translated from the coding sequence ATGAATAAAAAAGGTGCCACCATATACGATATTTCGAAAAAGTTAAATGTAAGTGTGGCCACTGTTTCCAGAGCACTTAATGATCATCCGAGAATAAGCCAGGCAACCAAAGACCTGGTCAAGAAGACTGCTAAAGAAATGAATTATAAGCAGAATAATCTGGCCAAAGCTTTAAAAAGCGGTGAAACAAAAAATGTGGGAATCATTGTGCCTTTTGTGAATACCAACTTCTTTTCGTCCGTCATCCGTGGCATTGAGGAAGAGCTTTCGCCGTTCGGTTATCATGTGATCATTTGTCAGAGTCATGAAGACGTTACTATAGAGAAAAGACACCTGAATACTTTGCTTAACGCACAGGTAGACGGGATCTTTATGTCGGTTTCGAAGACGACCGTTGATACGGAGCATATTCAGAGTATTTTAGATACGACCAATACCCCCATCCTGTTTTTTGACAGGAAGAAAGATATTCCCGGAATCAGTACCGTTGTTATCGATGACTACCGCGGAGGATATATCGCCACCGAACATCTTATAAAAGAAGGGTACAAAGATATCTGTCATTTTTCCGGTGATCTTAATCTTGAGATCTATCAGAACCGTTTAAACGGATACAAACAGGCTTTAATAGATCACCAATTCCCAGTAAAGGAAGAAAATATCATTACCACCGGAAGTTCAATTGATGCCGGCATTGAAGCGATCAAAAAATTATGGGACCGAAAGTCTATTCCTGATGCAATTTTTTCTTCAAGTGATTTTGCTGCATTAGGGGCCTGTCAGGAACTGAAAAAACGGAAGATCAAAATCCCTGAAGAAGTAGCTGTTATCGGCTTCTCCAATGAACCTTTTACCCAGTTTATGGAACTTCCTATGAGTTCTGTAGACCAAACCCCAGTGACAATGGGAAAAATGGCAGGACAGGTTTTCCTGGAAAGTGTAAAAGAGTATGGTTCGGGAGTTTCTACCGAGAAAAAAGTGGTTCTGGCGCCTCAGCTTTATATCAGGAAGTCTTCGAAAAGGCAATAG
- the xylE gene encoding D-xylose transporter XylE — protein MQIIDSGPKYSPGTKAEINMTYVTMLTLVATLGGLLFGYDTAVISGAEKSIQEYLIIPLGLSSLAHGATISSALIGCIIGGAVSGYFSSKLGRKKSLMLSAFLFFISALGAAYPEFLFFRQGEHSIGVLLAFNFYRIIGGIGVGLASAVCPMYIGEIAPAEVRGRLVSLNQFAIIFGMLVVYFVNWGIADGKPVAWINDIGWRYMFLSLTIPAALFGILLFFVPETPRYLTLIKKDDEALKILTKINGQLRGHQIFNEIKSTVAAHKSEIFAFGKTVIIIGILLSVFQQFVGINVALYYAPRIFESMGVHKDASMLQTVVMGLVNVIFTVVAIFTVDKWGRKPLLIVGSVGMAIGMFAIAVFSYLHIIGIATLVFIIVYTASFMMSWGPICWVLISELFPNKIRGSAIAIAVAAQWAANYLISSTYPFMMEFSGAFTYGFYGVMSLLSLVFVWKMVPETKGKSLEEIEKIWKK, from the coding sequence ATGCAAATAATAGATTCGGGTCCGAAATACTCCCCCGGAACCAAGGCGGAAATCAATATGACCTATGTTACTATGCTTACCCTGGTTGCCACTTTGGGCGGGCTTTTGTTCGGATACGATACTGCCGTGATCTCCGGAGCCGAGAAATCGATTCAGGAATACCTCATCATTCCTCTCGGCTTAAGCTCTCTGGCGCACGGAGCCACCATTTCCAGCGCCTTAATCGGCTGCATTATCGGAGGAGCGGTCTCCGGCTATTTTTCGTCTAAACTGGGAAGAAAGAAATCATTGATGCTTTCTGCTTTCCTATTTTTTATCAGTGCTTTAGGAGCTGCATATCCTGAATTTTTGTTCTTTAGGCAGGGCGAGCATTCAATAGGTGTTTTACTGGCGTTTAATTTTTACAGAATTATCGGAGGCATCGGTGTTGGGCTAGCATCTGCAGTGTGCCCGATGTATATCGGAGAAATTGCCCCTGCAGAAGTAAGAGGAAGACTGGTCTCCTTAAATCAGTTTGCTATTATTTTCGGGATGCTGGTCGTTTATTTTGTGAATTGGGGAATTGCCGACGGAAAACCGGTAGCGTGGATCAATGATATCGGATGGCGTTATATGTTTTTATCATTAACGATTCCTGCAGCCTTATTCGGAATTCTACTATTCTTCGTTCCTGAAACACCACGTTACCTCACGTTGATTAAAAAAGATGATGAAGCGCTTAAAATTTTAACCAAAATTAATGGTCAGCTCCGCGGACATCAGATCTTCAATGAGATTAAAAGCACTGTTGCCGCACATAAAAGTGAGATTTTCGCTTTTGGAAAGACGGTTATTATTATTGGTATTTTACTATCCGTTTTTCAGCAGTTTGTAGGGATCAACGTTGCATTATACTATGCGCCCAGGATTTTTGAGAGTATGGGGGTACACAAAGATGCATCGATGCTACAGACCGTCGTGATGGGACTGGTCAATGTCATTTTTACCGTTGTCGCCATTTTTACCGTTGATAAATGGGGGCGGAAACCTTTATTGATCGTAGGTTCTGTCGGAATGGCAATTGGAATGTTTGCCATCGCGGTTTTCTCATACCTGCACATTATCGGTATTGCTACTTTAGTATTTATCATCGTATATACCGCTTCATTTATGATGTCCTGGGGACCGATTTGCTGGGTATTAATTTCCGAGCTCTTTCCTAACAAAATCAGGGGATCTGCCATTGCGATTGCTGTAGCAGCTCAGTGGGCGGCAAATTATTTAATTTCTTCAACCTACCCGTTCATGATGGAATTCAGCGGAGCTTTCACCTATGGTTTTTATGGGGTAATGAGCCTTTTATCATTGGTTTTTGTATGGAAGATGGTTCCGGAAACCAAAGGAAAATCATTGGAAGAAATTGAAAAGATCTGGAAGAAATAA
- the xylA gene encoding xylose isomerase, whose translation MAITLGNKEYFKGISKIQFEGRESDNPLAFKFYDENKVVRGKTMKEYFKFATAYWHTFCATGGDPFGVGTQNFDWLTASDAKQKATEKMDAAFEFFTKLGVPYYCFHDYDLIDEADHFKESTKRLEFITDYAKEKQTASGVKLLWGTSNCFSNPRFMNGAATNPSFDVLAYAGGQVKNALDATIKLEGENYVFWGGREGYMSLLNTDMKREQEHLAKFLHLAKDYARSQGFKGVFFLEPKPMEPTKHQYDFDAATCLNFLRQYDLLDDFKLNIEVNHATLAQHTFEHELQVAADHNVLGSIDANRGDYQNGWDTDQFPVDLYEMTQAMLVIIQAGGFQGGGVNFDAKIRRNSTDLEDIFIAHISGMDNFARAFLAADAILEKSKYAEIRTDRYSSFDSGKGKDFADGKLSLTDLAAHAEGLGEVGRESGKQEYLESLINQYL comes from the coding sequence ATGGCAATTACATTAGGTAACAAAGAATACTTTAAGGGAATCAGCAAAATCCAATTTGAAGGGAGGGAATCCGATAATCCTCTTGCTTTTAAATTCTATGACGAAAATAAAGTGGTTCGCGGAAAAACCATGAAGGAATACTTTAAATTTGCCACTGCTTACTGGCATACCTTCTGTGCCACAGGAGGAGATCCGTTCGGGGTGGGAACGCAAAATTTTGACTGGCTTACAGCTTCAGACGCAAAACAGAAAGCCACCGAAAAAATGGATGCTGCTTTTGAATTTTTCACCAAATTAGGGGTTCCTTACTACTGTTTCCATGATTATGATCTGATAGACGAAGCCGATCATTTCAAAGAGTCTACCAAAAGACTGGAATTCATCACGGACTATGCCAAAGAAAAGCAGACTGCTTCCGGTGTAAAGTTACTGTGGGGGACATCCAACTGTTTTTCCAACCCAAGATTCATGAACGGAGCTGCGACCAATCCGTCTTTTGATGTATTGGCCTATGCAGGCGGGCAGGTAAAAAATGCACTGGATGCCACCATTAAGCTGGAGGGCGAAAATTATGTTTTCTGGGGTGGACGGGAAGGATATATGTCCTTACTGAATACCGACATGAAGCGTGAGCAGGAACATCTGGCAAAGTTTTTACATCTGGCAAAAGATTATGCCCGCTCCCAGGGCTTCAAGGGAGTTTTCTTTCTGGAGCCCAAACCTATGGAACCTACAAAACACCAATACGATTTCGATGCCGCCACTTGTCTGAACTTCCTGCGTCAGTATGATCTGCTGGATGACTTTAAGCTTAATATTGAAGTTAACCATGCGACGCTGGCTCAGCATACTTTTGAACACGAACTTCAGGTGGCAGCAGACCATAATGTATTGGGAAGCATCGATGCCAACCGCGGGGATTACCAGAATGGCTGGGATACAGACCAGTTCCCTGTTGATTTATATGAAATGACTCAGGCCATGCTGGTGATCATCCAGGCCGGGGGCTTTCAGGGCGGCGGTGTTAATTTTGATGCAAAAATCAGAAGAAACTCTACAGATTTAGAAGATATTTTTATTGCACATATCAGCGGAATGGACAATTTTGCACGGGCTTTTCTTGCTGCGGATGCTATTCTGGAAAAATCTAAATATGCTGAAATCAGAACCGACAGATATTCCTCTTTCGATAGCGGAAAAGGAAAAGATTTCGCAGACGGAAAGCTTTCTTTAACAGATCTTGCCGCTCATGCTGAAGGCCTGGGAGAAGTGGGAAGAGAAAGCGGAAAACAGGAATATCTGGAAAGTTTAATTAATCAGTATCTATAA
- a CDS encoding WG repeat-containing protein → MENFVSRTINDSIFVSSTYQYEAPDSTNDGDFYFRDRKTKKKLFPYGFEMAYPFVGQTAVVKYKGRWGLIDRSGKFIYYSESDYPVKLTSYEQYAVFDNTIMYDLSSGTLQKHSIYCAEPATPDYFLTTSKTGKYNLRNKKNEKVFKTELDTIIARTDFLYEGNSGRNILIVKKKNKYGLFHTNGSEILQTQYENARFIGNYIMLLQNKRWNYYLYQNNQLRLILSTPVECITPAYQAKVIGAFKKGSRYNLLKINGESLTENFDYIGGNATYGVKENALMIFDSDANYYTYTEK, encoded by the coding sequence TTGGAGAATTTTGTTTCCCGGACTATAAATGACAGTATTTTTGTCAGCAGCACATACCAATATGAGGCACCTGATTCTACCAACGACGGCGATTTTTATTTTCGTGATCGTAAAACGAAAAAAAAACTGTTTCCTTACGGATTTGAAATGGCTTATCCGTTTGTAGGACAAACAGCTGTTGTAAAATATAAAGGCCGGTGGGGGCTGATTGACCGAAGCGGAAAATTTATTTATTATTCGGAATCCGATTATCCTGTAAAACTAACTTCTTACGAGCAATATGCAGTATTTGATAATACCATAATGTATGATCTAAGCTCCGGCACTTTACAAAAACATTCTATTTATTGTGCCGAACCCGCCACTCCCGACTATTTTCTGACAACATCGAAAACCGGAAAATATAATTTGAGGAACAAAAAAAATGAAAAGGTATTTAAAACAGAACTGGATACCATCATAGCCCGTACTGATTTCCTGTATGAAGGAAATTCAGGCAGAAATATATTAATTGTGAAAAAGAAAAATAAATATGGGCTGTTTCACACCAACGGAAGTGAAATTCTCCAGACACAATATGAAAATGCCAGGTTCATAGGAAATTATATCATGCTGCTCCAAAATAAAAGATGGAATTATTATCTCTATCAAAATAATCAGCTAAGGCTTATTCTTTCAACTCCGGTAGAATGTATTACGCCTGCCTATCAGGCTAAAGTTATCGGGGCATTCAAAAAAGGCAGCCGATACAATCTGTTAAAAATCAACGGAGAAAGTTTAACTGAAAATTTTGATTATATCGGTGGTAATGCAACGTACGGCGTAAAGGAAAACGCTCTTATGATTTTTGATTCTGATGCGAATTATTATACTTATACCGAAAAATAA